The Amycolatopsis jiangsuensis nucleotide sequence GCCGCCGACGCCGTGTCCGTGACCGGCTTCGGCGGCACGTACGCCGCCTCCGGCGCGACCGGCGTGGCGCCGGCCGAAGTGATCATCTGCGTGACCAGGTCGCGGCGCGCGGTGTGCTCGGCGCGCCCCGCCTTGAGCGCTTCGCCGAAGTCGCCGGGCAGGAACGCCGTGACGAGCCCGTACACCCACAGCGCGGCGTGCTCGCTGGACAGCGCCTTCTGCAGCGACTCCACGGCGTCCTCCGGCACCGTCCCGGACGGCGCCGTGACCGGCTTCGCATCGTTGCCCGGCCCGAGGGCCGCGCCGAGCCGCTGCAGGCTGGCGCAGCCGGCGGCGACCGCCGCGACCAGCCCGGCCCGGTAGGCGGGCAACCCCGGCACGAGGTTCTCCGCTTGCGTGCGGGCGGTCGCCAGTCGCTGCTTGAATCCGCCCAGCTCGTCCGGCGGGGCCGCGGGCGTGGCTTCCTTCTTCGGCCGGTTCAGCCGGTCCACCTCGGTCTTCAGCGCGGCCGCCTGTGCCGCGCGCGCGTCCGCGACCTGGGTCGCGAGCTGCCCGCCGGCGCCGGAGGCCAGCTTCCGGGCGGCGGTGGCGTCGGCGTCCGCGGCGGCCAGCAGCGGGGCGAGCGGATCGGGTTCTTGGTCGTAGCCGCCGGAACAGGCGGCGAGCGGCACGGTGGCGGCGGCCAGTGCACCCAGTGCACCCAGGCGCAGCACGCCGCGCCGGGAGCGCTCGGTCGGTGTTGCGGTCACGTCGGCCCATCCTGCCAGGCCCGCCCGGGGCACTGCCGCTCGCGCGTCCCGGCGGGGACGCAGGATAAGCTGGTCCCTCACCGACCACCGTCGTGACCAGCCCGCGTCACCCCGGCCGAACAGGAGTGCTTTACGTGCCCAACGAACTCGCCAGCCGGCTGGAGCCGATCGTGGCCGCAGCCGTCACGACCGCGGGTTTCGACCTCGACTCGCTCGAGGTGCGCCATGCCGGCCGCCGGCAGCTGGTGAAGGTCGTCGTCGACTCCGACGACGGGGTCGGACTGGACGAGGTCGCCGAGGTCAGCCGCACGGTGTCGGCCGCCCTCGACGAGAACGAGCACGTGCTCGCGAGCGCCTACACGCTCGAAGTGACCTCACCGGGCCTGGACCGGCCGCTCACCCGGCCGCGGCACTGGCGGCGCGCCCGCTTCCGGCTCGTGCGGATCAGCCCGGTCGAGGGCGCCGAGTACCTGGCGCGCGTGGGGTCCGCGGGCGAACGCAGCGTCCGGGTGCTGGCCGAGGGCCGGCTGCGTGACCTGGCCTACCAGTCGGTGGCCACCGCGGTGGTGGAGGTCGAGTTCAAGCAGCCTCCCGCCGAAGACCTGAAACTGCTGACCGAGGCCGGAACGCCGGGGGAGGAGCCGAAGTGAACGTCGACATCGCCGCACTGCGGGCGATCGAACGGGACAAGGACATCCCCTTCGACACGGTGATCGAAGCCATCGAGACCGCGCTGCTCACCGCCTACAAGCACACCGACGGGCACCAGCCGCACGCCCGCATCGACGTCGACCGCAAGACCGGGCTGGTCCGCGTCCTCGCGCACAGCCTCACCGCCGAGGGCGAGGTGGACGAGGAATGGGACGACACCCCGGAGGGGTTCGGCCGGATCGCGGCCACCACCGCCCGCCAGGTCATCCTGCAGCGGCTGCGCGACGCCGAGCACGAGAAGACCTTCGGCGAGTTCTCCGCCAAGGAAGGCGAGATCGTGGCCGGCGTGGTGCAGCGCGACGCGCGCGCCAACGCCCGCGGCATGGTCATGGTCCAGGTCGGGGACACCGAGGGCGTGCTGCCGCAGGCCGAGCAGGTGGCCGGCGAGTCCTACGAACACGGTGCCCGGATCAAGGCGTTCGTGGTCGGGGTGTCCCGCAGCAACCGCGGTCCGCAGATCATGCTGTCGCGGTCGCATCCGAACCTCGTGCGCAAGCTGTTCGCGCTCGAGGTCCCGGAGATCGCCGACGGGTCGGTCGAGATCTCGGCGGTGGCCAGGGAACCCGGGCACCGGTCCAAGATCGCGGTCCGCTCCACCGTGGCCGGCCTGAACGCCAAGGGCGCCTGCATCGGCCCGATGGGCCAGCGCGTGCGCAACGTGATGAGCGAGCTGGCCGGCGAGAAGATCGACATCATCGACTGGTCCGAGGATCCGGGCCGGTTCGTCGGGAATGCGCTGTCGCCCGCGAAGGTTGTGTCGGTCACGGTCGTGGACGAACGGGCGAAGACCGCCCGCGTCGTCGTGCCGGACTTCCAGCTCTCCCTCGCCATCGGCAAGGAGGGCCAGAACGCCCGGCTCGCGGCCCGGCTCACCGGCTGGCGGATCGACATCCGCAGTGATGCCGCCCCCGCCGAACCGCAGGGTGAGCAAGACCACGCCGGGCAACCGCGGCCTGCCGCGGCCACCGGTTCCTCCGAGTGAGGATGCAGGCGCTAGACTCATCAGTGGTTCAGCGCCCGCGGCGGGCAAGCGTCAGCACAGCCGAGCACCAGCGTGACCGGTCCTTCCCGGTACGCACGTGTGTCGGTTGCCGGCAGCGGGCACTGATCGGTGAACTGCTGCGCGTGGTCGCGGTGGACGGGCGGCTGGTCGCCGACGAAGGTCGGCGGCTGCCGGGCCGGGGAGCATGGCTGCACCCCGAACCGGGCTGCCTGGCCCGCGCCGAGCGGAAGCGAGCGTTTCCCCGGGCCCTGCGGGCCCCGGGCGCGCTCGACGCCGCCGGCCTCCGCGAGCACGCGGCGTTCGCCGCGGACAACGATTGCGGGACCACCCCGCAATCGCAGGAAACAAGGAAGCAGGTCGACCCGTCATGAGTCAGCCGTGAAGCTGAAGCCATGAACGCGCGACGGTAAGGACGAGGTCAGCGGGTCACCGCCTGGCCTCCCCTGGATGAGGAGAGCTGTGCCAGGCAAGGCCCGTGTACACGAGCTCGCGAAGGAGCTCGGCATCACCAGCAAGGAAGTTCTCGCCAAGCTCAAGGAGCAGGGCGAATTCGTGAAATCCGCGTCGTCCACGGTCGAGGCGCCGGTCGCCCGACGGCTGCGCGACGCGTACCCCGCCAAGGGCGGGAAGAAGTCCGGTCCCACCCCCGGTCCGCGGCCCACGCCGCCGGCTCCGGCGGCACCGGCGGCCCCGAGCGCTCCGCGCACGCCGGCCCCGCAGCAGGACACGGCGGCCCAGCCCGCCGCGTCCGCCGCGCCGTCGGCACCCGCGGCGAAGCCGGGACCGCAGGCACCCAAGCCGGCCGGACCGGGCGCCCGCCCGGGCCCGCGTCCCGGCCCCCGGCCCGCCGCGCCGTCCCCGGCGCAGCAGGCCCCGGCCGCGAGCGCGAACGAGGCCCCGGCCGCGCAGCCGGCGCCGAAGCCGCAGGACGGCCAGTCCGGCGCAGCGCCCGGTTCGGTCGTGCCCCCGAAGCCGCAGGGTCCCAAGCCCGCCGGCCCGAAGCCCGGTCCGCGCACCCCGCGGGTCGGCAACAACCCGTTCGGCGTCGGGTCCGGTTCCCCGGCCCCGCGTCCCCCGGCCCAGCGCCCCGGCCCCGGTCAGGGCGGTGACGCCCGGCCGCGTCCCGGCGGCGGTTCCGGCGGCGACCGGCCGGCCCCGCGTCCCGGCGGCACCGGTGGCAACCGGCCGAGCCCGGGCAACATGCCCCCGCGGCCGAACCCCGGCATGATGCCGGGCCGTGCCCGTCCGGCCGGTCCGGGCGGACCGGGCGGCGGCGGCCGTGGTGGCCCCGGCGGCGGTGGCCGTCCGGGTGGCGGCGGTCGTCCCGGTGGTGGCGGCGGCGGGTTCCGCGGCGGCCCCGGTGGCGGTGGCGGCGGCGGTTTCCGTGGCGGTCCCGGTGGCGGCGGCGGTGGCGGCGGCTTCCGTCCCGGCGGTGGCGCACCGGCCGGCGGCGGTTTCCGCGGCGGCGGCCGTGGCGGTCCCGGTGGCCGCGGTGGCACCGCGGGTGCCTTCGGTCGTCCCGGTGGACCCTCGCGCAGGGGCCGCAAGTCGAAGCGGCAGAAGCGCCAGGAGTACATGGACAACATGCAGGCGCCCAGCGTCGGCGGCGTCCGCCTGCCCAAGGGTGGCGGCGAGACGATCCGGCTGCCGCGTGGTGCCTCGCTGACCGACTTCGCCGAGAAGATCGACGCCAACCCGGCTTCGCTGGTGCAGGTGCTGTTCCACCTCGGCGAGATGGTGACCGCGACGCAGTCGGTGTCCGACGACATCCTCGAGCTGCTCGGCGGCGAGATGAACTACCGGGTTCAGGTCGTCTCTCCCGAGGAGGAGGACCGCGAACTGCTGGAGACCTTCGACATCACCTACGGCGAGGACGCCGGTGACGAGGAGGACCTGCAGATCCGTCCGCCGGTGGTGACCATCATGGGTCACGTCGACCACGGTAAGACCCGCCTGCTGGACACGATCCGCAAGACCAAGGTCCGCGAGGGCGAGGCCGGCGGCATCACCCAGCACATCGGTGCCTACCAGATCGAGACCGAGCTCGAGGGCAACCCGCGGCTGGTCACCTTCATCGACACCCCGGGTCACGAGGCGTTCACCGCCATGCGTGCCCGCGGTGCCAACTCGACCGACATCGCGGTGATCGTGGTGGCGGCCGACGACGGCGTCATGCCGCAGACGGTGGAGGCGATCAACCACGCGCAGGCCGCGAAGGCGCCGATCGTGGTGGCGATCAACAAGATCGACAAGGAGGGCGCGAACCCGGACAAGATCCGGCAGCAGCTCACCGAGTACGGCCTGATCGCCGAGGAGTACGGCGGCGACACGATGTTCGTGGAGATCTCCGCACGCGAGAACATCAACATCGACGGCCTGCTGGAAGCGATCCTGCTGACCGCGGACGCCGCACTGGACCTCCGGGCCAACCCGGACATGGAGGCCCAGGGTGTCGCGATCGAGGCGCACCTCGACCGCGGCCGCGGCCCGGTGGCCACGGTGCTGGTGCAGCGCGGCACGCTGCGCGTCGGCGACTCCGTCGTCGCGGGCGACGCCTACGGCCGCGTCCGCCGGATGGTGGACGAGCACAACGAGGACGTCACCGAGGCGCTGCCCTCGCGTCCGGTCCAGGTCATCGGGTTCACCTCGGTGCCCGGTGCGGGCGACACGTTCCTGGTGGTCGACGAGGACCGCGTGGCCCGGCAGATCGCCGAGCGCCGGTCGGCCCGCACCCGCAACGCGCTCAACGCGGCACGCCGCAAGCGGGTCAGCCTCGAGGACCTCGACTCCGCGCTCAAGGAGACGAGCAGCCTCAACCTGATCATCAAGGGTGACAACTCGGGTACCGTCGAAGCGCTCGAAGCGGCGCTGCTGCAGCTGGACGTCGGCGAAGAGGTCGAGCTGAGCATCGTGCACCGCGGCGTCGGCGGAGTGACCGAATCGGACATCGACCTGGCCACCGCGTCCGACGCGATCGTGCTCGGGTTCAACGTCCGGGCACAGGGCAAGGCGACCGAACGGGCCAACCGCGAAGGCGTCGACGTCCGGTACTACACGGTCATCTACCAGGCGATCGAAGAGATCGAGCAGGCGCTCAAGGGCATGCTCAAGCCGGAGTACGAGGAGGTCGAGCTGGGCCGCGCCGAGGTGCGCGAGGTCTTCAAGTCCTCCAAGATCGGCACGATCGCCGGGTGCCTGGTGATGTCCGGGGAGATCCGGCGCAACGCCAGGGCCCGCCTCCTGCGCGACGGAGCCGTCGTCGCGCAGAACCTGCCGATCAGCTCGCTGCGGCGGTTCAAGGACGACGTGGTGGAGGTCCGGGAAGGCTACGAGTGCGGCCTCACGCTGGGCTCGTACGGCGACATCAAGGTCGACGACCAGATCGAGACCTACGAACAGCGGGAAAAGCCGCGGGCGTAGAGGTTGGTTTGGGGGAGGGGTGTGTTCGCGGAAAGCGCTCACCCCTCCCACCTCTACGGTGTCTCTTGGGGGTCGAATCCCCAAACCCCCGCCAGGGGGCAAGCCCCCTGGACCCCCGCCGTGGTCGGCTAGGGGGTGCGCCTCCCGGCCGACTGCCGGCGTGGTTGGGCAGGGAGGTAAGTCTCCTGGTTGACCGCGGTCGTGGTGGGCCAGGTGTTCGCTGGAGCCGTTGTGGTGGGCCGGGGGGAGTGCTGCTGGCTTCGGCCGTGGCCGAGTGTGCTTGTGAGGTGAGTGTGTTCGTCGGGGCGTTGGAACTCGATCTGCTGCTTGACGACGTGCATTCGCTCAAGCAGAAACGATCCCTGGTCCGCCCGGTGGTGGCCGAACTGCGCAAACGATTCACGGTGTCGGTGGCCGAGGCCGGACACCTGGACCTGCACCGGCGCGCCCTCATCGGGGTGGCCACGGTCGCCGCCGGTGGCGACCACGTCCGGGACGTGCTCGACTCGTGCGAGCGGTTCGTGGCCTCGCGGCCGGAGTTCGAACTCCTCTCGGCACGCCGCCGGCTGCTCGGCCCGGACGACTAGAACCACAGGATTTCGAAGAAGGAGACCTCAGCCATGGCCGATCCCGCTCGGGCCCGGAAGCTCGCCAAGCGGATCTCGCAGATCGTGGCCTCGGCGATCGAACACGACGTCAAGGACCCGAGGCTGGGCGCGGTGACCATCACCGACGCCCGGGTGACCGCGGACCTGCACGACGCCACGGTCTACTACACGGTGCTGGGCGAAAGCGTCGACGCGGCACCGGACTTCGCCAGCGCCGCCGCCGCCCTCGAAGCCGCCCGCGGTGTCCTGCGCACCAAGGTGGGCCACGGCACCGGCGTCCGCTACACCCCCACGCTCACCTTCGTCGCGGACAGCATCCCGGACGACGCACGCCGCATCGAAGAGCTGCTCGCGAAGGCCCGCGAGGCCGACGCCGAAGTGGCGCGCCAGGCGACGGGCGCCCAGCACGCCGGCGAAGCAGACCCGTACAAGCCCCCGCGTACCGAGGAAGACGACGAGGAACCCGCCGAAGAGGAGACCCGGGGCTGAAGGACCGCAACACAGCTCCACCGTCGTGCGACGCGACACCCTGCCGAGTGGTGCCGCGGCGCGCGTCGCCGCCCGCCCCCGGCGCACCACCCCGATGGGTGCGCCACCCCCGGATGCCCCGTCCGCCCGGTGGCCGGCCGTGACCCTCCCCGGGCGCGGTACGCCGGTCAGGCCGGCTTGGCCGCCACCACGAGATCACGCACGATCGCTTGATCCACGCGGTGCGCAAGCTGTTCGTGCGCGCCACCTTCGCGCACCTCGAGACCCGCGCGCGCCAGGATCGTCACCAGTTCCTCACGAGGCAGCACATGGGTGTTCCACGAGATCCCCATGGCACCGCCTGGTCGCAGTACGCGTGTCCAGACCGGCACTGCGGCCGTGAGGAGATCGCGCGGACTGCGAGCGAGGCCCGCGTCGCGGTGGCTGCCGTGCTGCACGCCGTACGGCGCGTCGGTGACCACCAGGTCCACCGAAGACGGCCGAAGCAGCTCGTCAGTGGTGAGGGTGTCGGCGTTGAAGTAGGTGAGACGGCGGGTGCGGCCGGCCTTGTAATCAGCCTTGTCGAAGGCGTACTCGACGTCGAGGCGACGGCCGAGCCTGGTCTTGTTGCGACGCAATTGTCCCGAATCGGCCGTGTGCTTCACCCGCTTCGTCCGCAACCAGGTCTTCAGGAACTGCTCGTACGCCTCGAAATCCCGGCTGTCGACGTCGAGGCCGGTCGCGTCGAAGCCGTACATCATCGCTTGGTTGAGCGTGGTTCCGCGGCCGCACAGCGGATCGAGAACGTGCAGCGGCCGGCCCGGCCAGTCCGCGGGAGCCGCGGTGGCGAGCAGCGTGAGGTTGAGCAGCAGCTTGGTGAACTGCTCGTTCGTCTTGCCCGCGTACTTCTGGATCGTGAGCAGATCCGAGTCCGTCTCCGCGAGCGGACGCACGGGCACCGGAGCCAGCAGGCCGTCGCGCAGCTCGAACAACGCGTACAGCGACGACAGGTTCGACAGCAGCGCGAGGTCCGGCTCGTCCAGCGGTTCGGCACAAGCGAACTTCACGTAGCCGACACCGCCCAGCTCGACCTCCTCGATCGCCGACACCGAGGCGCGCAGGCCGGCCGTGCCGAACAGCTCGAGCTCGGCACGCAGCAGCGCAGGCGCCGACGCGGCGTAGACCCGGTTGGCGGACGGAAGAACGAGGATCACGTACTCAGGCATCCCGCAGAGCGTAGCGTGACGCGCTGTGACAGCTTCTCTGGTGCAGGACATCGAGGCCGCGGCCGCGCTGCTGGCGGGGGCCACGGACGTGACTTTGCTCGGCCATGTGCGGCCGGACGCGGACGCACTCGGCAGTGCGCTGGCCCTCGGCCACGTGCTGCACCGCCGCGGCGCCCGGGTCCGCGTCGCCTTCGGCGAGCCCGACGAGACCCCGGAAACGCTCGCCTGGCTCGACGTCGACGGCCTGCTGACCCGCGTCGCGGACCTGCCCCCGGCAGACCGCCTGCTGGTCGCACTGGACACCCCGACCCCGGCACGGCTGGGCCGGCTGGCGCCACGGGTGACGGCGGCGGACGCTGTGCTCGTCGTCGACCACCATGCGACCAACACCCGTTACGGCACCCACCACGTGGTCGACGAGACCGCGGAAGCGACGGCAGTGCTCGTCACCCGGATCATCGAGGCGATGGGTGCCGAGCTGGACGAAGCGGCCGCGCGCAGCCTGTACGCCGGAATCGTCACCGACACCAGCGGTTTCCGTCGTGCGAGCCCGGAAACGCACCGGATCGCGGCCCACCTGCTGGAGGCAGGCGCCGACCCGGCGGAGGTGGCGCGGCGGATCGTCGACGACCACCCGTTCGCGTGGCTGCCGATGCTGTCCACCGTGCTCGCGCAGGCCCGTCTCGAACCGGAAGCCGCACAGGGCTTCGGTTTCGTGCACACGGTCGTAGGCGCCGCCTCCGTGGCGACCGTCCGCATCGAGGAGGTCGAGTCGGTGATCGACGTGGTCCGCACGACCCGTGAAGCCGGGGTCGCGGCCGTGCTGAAGGAAACCGCGTCCACCGGGGACGGTCCGGTGTGGACGGTCTCGCTGCGCTCGGCAGGCGACGTGGACGTGTCCGCGGCGGCCGCGGAGCTCGGCGGCGGCGGACACCGGATGGCGGCGGGCTGCACGGTGGCGGGCAGTGCCGAGGAGGTGCTGGACCGGCTCCGGAAGGCACTGGACCGGGCACCGCTGCTGCGCCTGCCGTGATTCGCGCCGTGCCGGTCCTGCCCGGCCTGTGACCTCCGAGACCTCCGAGACCTCCGAGACCTGCGAATCCGGCTTCCCTGGCGTCCGCGTGGCGGGAATTGTCGGAGGTGGTCGTTAGGCTCGTCCCGTGTCTGAAAGCGTCCCGTCCGTCGTGGAACCTGCCGAGCGTGTTCCGGCGCGCCGTGTGCTCGGGCTCGCCGTGCCCGCGCTCGGCGTGCTCGCCGCCGAGCCGTTGTACGTGCTGGTCGACACCGCCGTGGTCGGCCACCTCGGCGCGTTGCCGCTGGCCGGGCTCGCGCTCGGCGGGGTGGTGCTGTCGCAGATCTCCACCCAGCTCACGTTCCTGTCCTATGGCACGACCTCGCGCACCGCCCGGCTGCACGGTGCGGGGCG carries:
- the rbfA gene encoding 30S ribosome-binding factor RbfA; this translates as MADPARARKLAKRISQIVASAIEHDVKDPRLGAVTITDARVTADLHDATVYYTVLGESVDAAPDFASAAAALEAARGVLRTKVGHGTGVRYTPTLTFVADSIPDDARRIEELLAKAREADAEVARQATGAQHAGEADPYKPPRTEEDDEEPAEEETRG
- the nusA gene encoding transcription termination factor NusA, translated to MNVDIAALRAIERDKDIPFDTVIEAIETALLTAYKHTDGHQPHARIDVDRKTGLVRVLAHSLTAEGEVDEEWDDTPEGFGRIAATTARQVILQRLRDAEHEKTFGEFSAKEGEIVAGVVQRDARANARGMVMVQVGDTEGVLPQAEQVAGESYEHGARIKAFVVGVSRSNRGPQIMLSRSHPNLVRKLFALEVPEIADGSVEISAVAREPGHRSKIAVRSTVAGLNAKGACIGPMGQRVRNVMSELAGEKIDIIDWSEDPGRFVGNALSPAKVVSVTVVDERAKTARVVVPDFQLSLAIGKEGQNARLAARLTGWRIDIRSDAAPAEPQGEQDHAGQPRPAAATGSSE
- a CDS encoding TRM11 family SAM-dependent methyltransferase, coding for MPEYVILVLPSANRVYAASAPALLRAELELFGTAGLRASVSAIEEVELGGVGYVKFACAEPLDEPDLALLSNLSSLYALFELRDGLLAPVPVRPLAETDSDLLTIQKYAGKTNEQFTKLLLNLTLLATAAPADWPGRPLHVLDPLCGRGTTLNQAMMYGFDATGLDVDSRDFEAYEQFLKTWLRTKRVKHTADSGQLRRNKTRLGRRLDVEYAFDKADYKAGRTRRLTYFNADTLTTDELLRPSSVDLVVTDAPYGVQHGSHRDAGLARSPRDLLTAAVPVWTRVLRPGGAMGISWNTHVLPREELVTILARAGLEVREGGAHEQLAHRVDQAIVRDLVVAAKPA
- a CDS encoding DHH family phosphoesterase codes for the protein MTASLVQDIEAAAALLAGATDVTLLGHVRPDADALGSALALGHVLHRRGARVRVAFGEPDETPETLAWLDVDGLLTRVADLPPADRLLVALDTPTPARLGRLAPRVTAADAVLVVDHHATNTRYGTHHVVDETAEATAVLVTRIIEAMGAELDEAAARSLYAGIVTDTSGFRRASPETHRIAAHLLEAGADPAEVARRIVDDHPFAWLPMLSTVLAQARLEPEAAQGFGFVHTVVGAASVATVRIEEVESVIDVVRTTREAGVAAVLKETASTGDGPVWTVSLRSAGDVDVSAAAAELGGGGHRMAAGCTVAGSAEEVLDRLRKALDRAPLLRLP
- the infB gene encoding translation initiation factor IF-2, encoding MPGKARVHELAKELGITSKEVLAKLKEQGEFVKSASSTVEAPVARRLRDAYPAKGGKKSGPTPGPRPTPPAPAAPAAPSAPRTPAPQQDTAAQPAASAAPSAPAAKPGPQAPKPAGPGARPGPRPGPRPAAPSPAQQAPAASANEAPAAQPAPKPQDGQSGAAPGSVVPPKPQGPKPAGPKPGPRTPRVGNNPFGVGSGSPAPRPPAQRPGPGQGGDARPRPGGGSGGDRPAPRPGGTGGNRPSPGNMPPRPNPGMMPGRARPAGPGGPGGGGRGGPGGGGRPGGGGRPGGGGGGFRGGPGGGGGGGFRGGPGGGGGGGGFRPGGGAPAGGGFRGGGRGGPGGRGGTAGAFGRPGGPSRRGRKSKRQKRQEYMDNMQAPSVGGVRLPKGGGETIRLPRGASLTDFAEKIDANPASLVQVLFHLGEMVTATQSVSDDILELLGGEMNYRVQVVSPEEEDRELLETFDITYGEDAGDEEDLQIRPPVVTIMGHVDHGKTRLLDTIRKTKVREGEAGGITQHIGAYQIETELEGNPRLVTFIDTPGHEAFTAMRARGANSTDIAVIVVAADDGVMPQTVEAINHAQAAKAPIVVAINKIDKEGANPDKIRQQLTEYGLIAEEYGGDTMFVEISARENINIDGLLEAILLTADAALDLRANPDMEAQGVAIEAHLDRGRGPVATVLVQRGTLRVGDSVVAGDAYGRVRRMVDEHNEDVTEALPSRPVQVIGFTSVPGAGDTFLVVDEDRVARQIAERRSARTRNALNAARRKRVSLEDLDSALKETSSLNLIIKGDNSGTVEALEAALLQLDVGEEVELSIVHRGVGGVTESDIDLATASDAIVLGFNVRAQGKATERANREGVDVRYYTVIYQAIEEIEQALKGMLKPEYEEVELGRAEVREVFKSSKIGTIAGCLVMSGEIRRNARARLLRDGAVVAQNLPISSLRRFKDDVVEVREGYECGLTLGSYGDIKVDDQIETYEQREKPRA
- a CDS encoding YlxR family protein, whose protein sequence is MQALDSSVVQRPRRASVSTAEHQRDRSFPVRTCVGCRQRALIGELLRVVAVDGRLVADEGRRLPGRGAWLHPEPGCLARAERKRAFPRALRAPGALDAAGLREHAAFAADNDCGTTPQSQETRKQVDPS
- the rimP gene encoding ribosome maturation factor RimP, which codes for MPNELASRLEPIVAAAVTTAGFDLDSLEVRHAGRRQLVKVVVDSDDGVGLDEVAEVSRTVSAALDENEHVLASAYTLEVTSPGLDRPLTRPRHWRRARFRLVRISPVEGAEYLARVGSAGERSVRVLAEGRLRDLAYQSVATAVVEVEFKQPPAEDLKLLTEAGTPGEEPK
- a CDS encoding DUF503 domain-containing protein, with the translated sequence MFVGALELDLLLDDVHSLKQKRSLVRPVVAELRKRFTVSVAEAGHLDLHRRALIGVATVAAGGDHVRDVLDSCERFVASRPEFELLSARRRLLGPDD
- a CDS encoding ferritin-like domain-containing protein; the protein is MTATPTERSRRGVLRLGALGALAAATVPLAACSGGYDQEPDPLAPLLAAADADATAARKLASGAGGQLATQVADARAAQAAALKTEVDRLNRPKKEATPAAPPDELGGFKQRLATARTQAENLVPGLPAYRAGLVAAVAAGCASLQRLGAALGPGNDAKPVTAPSGTVPEDAVESLQKALSSEHAALWVYGLVTAFLPGDFGEALKAGRAEHTARRDLVTQMITSAGATPVAPEAAYVPPKPVTDTASAAALVASAEADSAAAWLGVITHTDDSGLRGMAVQALVAAARRGTPWRQEAGESPAAVALPGQSS